A portion of the Thermodesulfobacteriota bacterium genome contains these proteins:
- a CDS encoding sigma-54 dependent transcriptional regulator gives MDRNEAGSVRILVVDDEFSVRDSLRAWFENEGYTVGVAASGKEALAKLAEGEWDVFFLDLKMPGMGGLELQERIRAVRPDSTIIIITAYASVDSAVQAMKHGAYDYLPKPFDAEHLALLVRNVVERQQLVQETARLKKTLTAACPAGELIGASPAIKAVEERLPDLAAAQTPVLVRGESGTGKELVARVIHGHSRRRYAPFVTVTCGALPEAILEGELFGHEKGALAGAQCARKGKLELADGGTLFLDEVGDLSLRLQLALLEVLDDRRFLRLGASREIRTDFRLIAATNQDLGAAVAAGRCSRELCERLQVLVIDLPPLRERPQDIPLLAMYFLERAGRQMNKPLAGISPAAMERLLAYPWPGNVRELANALERAAVVARDRLIRVEDLPLDKTAGDESEARRTRDALKACGWSLGQAARLLQVDLATLYDRIRRYGLTEPGPGAP, from the coding sequence ATGGACAGGAACGAGGCTGGCAGTGTACGGATCCTGGTGGTGGACGACGAGTTCTCGGTGCGGGACTCCCTGCGCGCCTGGTTCGAGAACGAGGGCTACACCGTCGGCGTGGCGGCCAGCGGCAAAGAGGCGCTGGCCAAGCTGGCAGAGGGGGAATGGGATGTCTTCTTTCTCGACCTGAAGATGCCGGGTATGGGTGGCCTGGAGCTCCAGGAGCGGATCAGGGCGGTCCGTCCGGACAGCACTATCATCATCATCACCGCGTACGCCTCGGTGGATTCAGCGGTGCAGGCCATGAAGCACGGCGCCTACGATTACCTGCCCAAGCCCTTCGACGCCGAGCATCTGGCGCTCCTGGTCCGCAACGTGGTGGAGCGGCAGCAGCTGGTGCAGGAGACCGCCAGGCTCAAGAAGACCCTCACCGCCGCCTGCCCGGCCGGCGAGCTCATCGGCGCCAGCCCCGCCATCAAGGCGGTCGAGGAGCGGTTGCCCGACCTGGCTGCAGCACAGACTCCAGTGCTGGTGCGGGGGGAGAGCGGCACCGGCAAGGAGCTCGTAGCCCGGGTCATCCACGGCCACAGCCGCCGCCGCTACGCCCCCTTTGTGACCGTTACCTGTGGCGCTCTGCCGGAGGCGATCCTGGAAGGCGAGCTGTTCGGCCACGAGAAGGGGGCCTTGGCCGGGGCGCAGTGCGCCAGAAAGGGCAAACTGGAGCTGGCCGACGGCGGCACCCTCTTTCTGGACGAGGTGGGAGACTTAAGCCTGCGGCTGCAGCTGGCCCTCCTGGAGGTCCTGGACGACCGGCGCTTCCTGCGCCTGGGCGCGAGCCGGGAGATCCGGACCGACTTCCGGCTGATCGCCGCCACCAATCAGGATCTGGGGGCCGCGGTGGCAGCCGGGCGCTGCAGTCGGGAGCTTTGCGAGCGGCTGCAGGTCCTGGTCATCGATCTGCCACCGCTCCGGGAACGGCCGCAGGACATCCCGCTTCTGGCCATGTATTTCCTGGAGCGGGCCGGCCGGCAGATGAACAAGCCCCTGGCTGGGATCAGCCCGGCAGCCATGGAGCGGCTCCTGGCGTACCCGTGGCCGGGCAACGTCCGAGAGCTGGCCAATGCCCTGGAGCGGGCCGCCGTGGTGGCCCGGGACCGGCTGATCCGGGTCGAGGATCTGCCCCTGGACAAGACCGCTGGGGACGAGAGCGAGGCCCGGCGCACCCGGGACGCCCTTAAGGCCTGCGGCTGGAGTCTCGGCCAGGCGGCGCGCCTGCTCCAGGTGGACCTGGCCACCCTTTATGACCGGATCCGGCGCTACGGCCTTACGGAGCCAGGGCCCGGCGCCCCATGA
- a CDS encoding cytochrome c3 family protein, with translation MRTLSRHCIRILAAAAALVGVWPYAHAQDSPDLVDLDRLANLYAPVAFDHAMHLEVASCAACHHHTAGAPAEAAACVRCHDQGIDNGPVACRDCHGARPLEAASGRPEQAAASTFHNERTGLKRAYHLSCMGCHREVGGPIGCEDCHARQGRETK, from the coding sequence ATGCGCACTTTGTCTCGACATTGCATCAGGATTCTTGCCGCGGCTGCCGCGCTGGTCGGTGTTTGGCCGTATGCCCACGCCCAGGACAGCCCGGATCTGGTGGATCTGGACCGGCTGGCCAACCTCTATGCGCCAGTCGCCTTCGACCATGCCATGCACCTGGAGGTGGCCAGCTGTGCCGCCTGTCACCATCACACCGCCGGCGCCCCGGCGGAAGCGGCGGCCTGTGTCCGCTGCCACGACCAGGGCATCGACAACGGCCCGGTGGCGTGCCGGGACTGCCACGGCGCGCGCCCCCTGGAGGCGGCCAGCGGTCGACCTGAGCAGGCCGCCGCCAGCACCTTCCACAATGAGCGGACCGGGCTGAAGCGGGCCTACCACTTGAGCTGCATGGGCTGCCACCGGGAGGTCGGCGGGCCCATCGGTTGTGAGGACTGTCATGCCCGGCAAGGGAGGGAGACAAAATGA
- a CDS encoding 4Fe-4S dicluster domain-containing protein — translation MKTTRRNLLKVTGLAAGASLFMDPVEALAGTAPKDPSTQLAMLVDTSRCIGCQSCERACAEKNGLPAVTGQPDSSQRRATGPEAFTVVNDNSTAAGSVFCKSQCMHCDQPACVSACLTNAMYKTPEGPVIWREDKCMGCRYCMVACPFDVPKFEYGSINPRIRKCAMCYDRVTEGQQPACVDACPQEALLFGQRGQLLTIARARIAERPADYVNHIYGESEVGGTNVLYLAAVPFEELGFRTDLGTVAYPEHTKTFLYSVPLVLLLGPAFLAGLRQATGSKGGGHHG, via the coding sequence ATGAAGACCACGCGAAGAAATCTCTTGAAGGTCACCGGGCTGGCCGCAGGGGCCTCTCTCTTCATGGATCCAGTGGAGGCCTTGGCAGGCACGGCACCCAAGGACCCCTCCACCCAGCTGGCTATGCTGGTGGACACCAGCCGCTGCATCGGCTGCCAATCCTGTGAGCGGGCCTGCGCCGAAAAGAATGGGCTGCCGGCGGTCACCGGCCAACCGGACAGCAGCCAGCGCCGGGCCACCGGGCCGGAGGCCTTCACGGTGGTCAACGACAACAGCACGGCGGCGGGAAGCGTGTTCTGCAAGAGCCAGTGCATGCACTGCGACCAGCCGGCCTGTGTTTCCGCCTGCCTGACCAACGCCATGTACAAGACCCCGGAGGGACCGGTCATCTGGCGGGAGGACAAGTGCATGGGCTGCCGCTACTGCATGGTGGCGTGCCCCTTCGATGTTCCCAAATTCGAGTATGGCAGCATCAATCCCCGGATCCGCAAGTGCGCCATGTGCTACGACCGGGTCACCGAGGGCCAGCAGCCGGCCTGTGTGGACGCCTGCCCCCAGGAGGCGCTGCTCTTCGGCCAGCGGGGCCAGCTTCTGACCATCGCCCGGGCCCGCATCGCCGAGCGGCCGGCGGATTATGTCAACCACATCTACGGCGAGAGCGAGGTCGGGGGCACCAACGTCCTCTATCTGGCCGCCGTGCCCTTCGAGGAGCTGGGCTTCCGGACCGACCTGGGCACCGTGGCCTATCCCGAGCACACCAAGACCTTCCTCTACTCGGTGCCCCTGGTGCTGCTCCTGGGGCCGGCCTTCCTGGCAGGACTGCGGCAGGCCACCGGCAGCAAGGGGGGAGGGCACCATGGCTAG
- the nrfD gene encoding NrfD/PsrC family molybdoenzyme membrane anchor subunit, whose product MKTATATSSHSRALGQDLWLFLKSELKPKGNLLTPFNIITAPIILTGLVLVVLRFAKGLGATTNLSQEFPWGIWIGFDVVTGVAFAAGAYTLTFLVYILRMEKFHGIVRATVLNGFLAYVFYAGALALDVGRPWKMVNPIIGNSFGISSVLFLVAWHFLLYMIAQFVEFSPAVAEWLGLRRLRKVLGTLTVGAVIFGICLSLLHQSGLGALFLMAPAKIHPLWYTEYIPVLFVVSSVFAGMSIVIIEGTISHRVFSHQISDSHHTEYTDILTSLSRLAAAAMFVYFFLKVLVLIHGLHFDLLKTPMGYLYLTEMGGFVLLPMLLYIFGAQIRSKKIILSAAVITALGIILNRLNVSVVAFKWNVPMHYVPSWMEIVITLAVVFAEIWAFRWVVNRMPVLVEPPAWARDIDRPVVEPAHVPEGALKGSSIAR is encoded by the coding sequence GTGAAGACTGCGACCGCGACATCAAGCCACAGCAGGGCCCTGGGGCAGGACCTCTGGCTGTTCCTCAAAAGCGAGCTGAAGCCCAAGGGCAACCTTCTCACCCCCTTCAACATCATCACCGCGCCCATCATCCTGACCGGCCTGGTCCTGGTGGTCCTGCGCTTTGCCAAGGGCCTGGGCGCCACCACCAACCTCAGCCAGGAGTTCCCCTGGGGGATCTGGATCGGCTTCGACGTCGTGACCGGCGTGGCCTTCGCCGCCGGGGCCTACACCCTGACCTTTCTGGTCTATATCCTGCGCATGGAGAAGTTCCACGGCATCGTTCGGGCCACAGTGCTGAACGGCTTTCTGGCCTATGTCTTCTATGCCGGCGCCCTGGCCCTGGATGTTGGCCGGCCCTGGAAGATGGTCAACCCCATCATCGGCAACTCCTTCGGGATCAGCTCGGTGCTGTTCCTGGTGGCCTGGCACTTCCTCCTCTATATGATCGCCCAGTTTGTGGAGTTCTCGCCGGCGGTGGCGGAATGGCTGGGCCTCAGGCGCCTGCGCAAGGTGCTGGGCACCCTGACCGTGGGGGCGGTGATCTTCGGCATCTGCCTGTCGCTCCTGCACCAGTCCGGTCTCGGTGCCTTGTTCCTGATGGCGCCGGCCAAGATCCATCCCCTGTGGTACACCGAGTACATCCCGGTGCTGTTCGTGGTCTCCAGCGTCTTTGCCGGGATGTCCATCGTCATCATCGAGGGCACGATCAGCCACCGGGTGTTCAGTCACCAGATCAGCGACAGCCATCATACCGAGTACACGGATATCCTGACCAGCCTCAGCCGCCTGGCGGCAGCGGCCATGTTCGTCTACTTCTTTCTCAAGGTCCTGGTCCTGATCCATGGCCTGCACTTCGATCTTCTGAAGACACCCATGGGCTATCTGTACCTGACGGAGATGGGTGGCTTCGTGCTTCTGCCCATGCTGCTCTACATCTTTGGTGCCCAGATCCGCAGCAAGAAGATCATCCTGAGCGCGGCCGTGATCACCGCCCTGGGCATTATCCTCAACCGGCTCAATGTCTCCGTGGTGGCCTTCAAGTGGAACGTGCCCATGCACTATGTGCCATCGTGGATGGAGATCGTCATCACCCTGGCGGTGGTCTTTGCCGAGATCTGGGCCTTCCGCTGGGTGGTCAACCGGATGCCGGTGCTGGTGGAGCCGCCGGCCTGGGCCCGGGACATCGACCGGCCGGTGGTCGAGCCGGCGCACGTCCCGGAAGGTGCCCTCAAGGGCAGCAGCATCGCGCGGTAA
- a CDS encoding glycine cleavage system protein H → MGNIAIYATKGFEYLLILGFLGAFVTFYLFLTSRYFQPVVARVGQGLNAMMDWFHVPEGFLFHQGHTWAQADPADPGTVRVGLDDFAQKLVGKVDIVATTKVGSQLKQGGRAWGLWVGPKLINMVSPVSGQIVEVNEAIQENAALLNDDPFGNGWIYKVRPEGLAREAKNLLSGKLAFKWMEEAVDKLRLRMVGEAGLVYQDGGVPMPGIAKNIDWNNWDRLARDLFLSE, encoded by the coding sequence ATGGGAAACATCGCCATCTACGCAACCAAGGGCTTCGAGTATCTGCTGATCCTGGGCTTTCTCGGGGCGTTCGTGACCTTCTATCTGTTCCTGACCTCCCGCTACTTCCAGCCGGTGGTCGCCCGGGTGGGGCAGGGCCTCAACGCCATGATGGACTGGTTCCATGTGCCGGAGGGCTTCCTTTTCCACCAGGGTCACACCTGGGCCCAAGCCGACCCGGCCGATCCGGGCACTGTGCGGGTGGGGCTCGATGACTTTGCCCAGAAGCTGGTGGGCAAGGTGGACATCGTCGCCACCACCAAGGTGGGGAGTCAACTGAAGCAGGGGGGACGGGCCTGGGGCCTGTGGGTGGGACCGAAGCTCATCAACATGGTGTCGCCGGTGAGCGGCCAGATCGTTGAGGTCAACGAGGCGATCCAGGAGAACGCGGCCCTGCTCAACGACGATCCCTTCGGCAATGGCTGGATCTACAAGGTCAGGCCCGAGGGCCTGGCCCGGGAGGCCAAGAACCTCCTGTCCGGCAAGCTGGCCTTCAAATGGATGGAGGAGGCGGTGGACAAGCTGCGGCTGCGGATGGTCGGCGAGGCCGGTCTGGTCTACCAGGACGGCGGCGTGCCCATGCCGGGCATCGCCAAGAACATCGACTGGAACAACTGGGACCGGCTGGCGCGGGATCTCTTCCTGTCCGAGTGA
- a CDS encoding cytochrome c family protein, producing the protein MTSLGFFLLLSFLAVAGTRASPPSLLSATPAAPLPGDPAPVRYLGTEACQGCHPQEYANFKQYAKKANSFSSIERLRDGLTPEEVEGCYHCHTTGYGRPGGFVSPQQTPQLANAGCEVCHGPGERHAASREPGDIKGRLTLEDCEVCHVSARVEAFRFKPLIHGGAH; encoded by the coding sequence ATGACCTCCCTGGGCTTCTTTCTGCTCTTGTCCTTCCTCGCAGTGGCGGGCACCCGGGCCAGCCCGCCCAGCCTGCTGTCTGCCACCCCTGCCGCGCCGCTGCCCGGGGACCCGGCGCCGGTCCGTTACCTGGGCACCGAGGCCTGCCAGGGCTGCCACCCCCAGGAGTACGCCAACTTCAAGCAGTACGCCAAGAAGGCGAACTCGTTCTCCAGCATCGAGCGCCTTCGGGATGGTCTCACCCCAGAGGAGGTGGAGGGCTGCTACCATTGCCACACCACCGGCTATGGCCGGCCGGGCGGCTTCGTCAGCCCTCAGCAGACGCCGCAGCTGGCGAACGCCGGCTGCGAGGTCTGCCATGGCCCCGGGGAGCGGCACGCCGCCAGCCGGGAGCCCGGGGACATCAAAGGCCGCCTCACCCTGGAGGACTGTGAGGTCTGCCACGTCTCGGCAAGGGTTGAGGCCTTCCGCTTCAAGCCCCTCATCCACGGCGGGGCCCATTGA
- a CDS encoding ATP-binding protein, producing the protein MFSLIRKSFGNKIMAVVIISISVVMTAEILLRIYFGTRDRISLVTALNRDVAASTYAGIRYPMSVGDSESVIKVLRDVRSKMQDVQVYMCDFDSRVVWSTHETRVQQPLAGILASTEALEALRQALLTGTSPERSFQEETADGLFLITIQSIANQGDCFHCHGSKRAVVGGLVIRTDVRQAYRAVSDARNRTIVISVIGISITIFLIYTMVVKFVQRPVQQLAEQARRFADGDMSVSVSINTQDEIGVLGSLFNDMVKRIGEFSRELEAEIAKKSVLLRERATLIFQLRRANTRLTELNQIKSNFLANMSHELRTPMNSIIGFTDLLLDEVDGKINAEQRRSLEKVSANASHLLRLINDILDLSKIEAGRITLEPERFSISSLISSIMPLFEVRIREKNLQYSVAVDQEADLVYADPEKVKYILINLITNAIKFTQAGGIDVVVRTSRRGVAPGQPPLFVEVSVVDTGIGIEEEHITRIFNKFVQADPSAAKGAEGTGLGLAIARSLVALHKGVIWVDSEPGKGSRFHFTIPLREEVLEHPEQPVLELTVAEELSRLFETPCEVFLEEPRSLGKPTHCWEYMHCGEVSCPAYGSKESRCWLILGTHCAGMRVGAYPEKVVCCQGCEVLQQFVLQRENLTDTLSAPAPTLAEAEPQDSSAGPDTGEPGS; encoded by the coding sequence ATGTTCAGCCTGATCAGGAAGAGCTTCGGCAACAAGATCATGGCGGTGGTGATCATCAGCATCTCCGTCGTCATGACCGCCGAGATCCTGCTGCGGATCTATTTTGGCACCCGGGATCGGATCAGCCTGGTGACGGCGCTCAACCGCGATGTGGCCGCCTCGACCTATGCCGGCATCCGCTACCCCATGTCGGTGGGCGACAGCGAGTCGGTGATCAAGGTCCTCAGGGACGTGCGCAGCAAGATGCAGGACGTCCAGGTCTACATGTGTGATTTCGACAGCCGGGTGGTGTGGTCGACCCACGAGACCCGGGTCCAGCAGCCGCTGGCCGGCATCCTCGCCAGTACCGAGGCCCTGGAGGCCCTGCGCCAGGCCCTGCTCACGGGCACCAGCCCGGAGAGATCCTTCCAGGAGGAGACGGCCGACGGTCTCTTCCTCATCACCATCCAGTCCATCGCCAACCAGGGGGACTGTTTCCACTGCCACGGCTCGAAACGGGCGGTGGTCGGCGGTCTGGTGATCCGGACCGACGTCCGGCAGGCCTATCGCGCGGTGTCCGATGCCCGGAACCGGACCATCGTCATCAGTGTCATCGGCATCTCGATCACCATCTTTCTCATCTACACGATGGTGGTCAAGTTCGTGCAGAGGCCGGTGCAGCAGCTGGCCGAGCAGGCCCGCCGCTTCGCGGATGGGGACATGAGCGTGTCGGTCTCCATCAACACCCAGGACGAGATCGGCGTCCTGGGCTCCCTGTTCAACGATATGGTCAAGCGGATCGGCGAGTTCAGCCGGGAGCTGGAAGCCGAGATCGCCAAGAAGAGCGTGCTGCTCCGGGAGCGGGCCACCCTGATCTTCCAGCTGCGGCGGGCGAACACGCGGCTCACCGAGCTCAACCAGATCAAGTCCAACTTCCTGGCCAACATGTCCCACGAGCTCAGGACGCCGATGAACTCGATCATCGGCTTTACCGATCTGCTGCTGGACGAGGTCGATGGCAAAATCAACGCCGAGCAGCGGCGGAGCCTGGAGAAGGTCTCGGCCAATGCCAGCCACCTCTTGCGACTGATCAACGATATCCTGGATCTGTCCAAGATCGAAGCGGGGCGAATCACCCTGGAGCCGGAGCGTTTCAGCATCTCCTCGTTGATCAGTAGCATCATGCCCCTGTTCGAGGTGCGGATCCGGGAGAAGAACCTGCAATATTCGGTGGCGGTCGACCAGGAAGCCGACCTGGTCTATGCCGATCCTGAGAAGGTCAAGTACATCCTGATCAACCTCATCACCAACGCCATCAAGTTCACCCAGGCCGGTGGCATCGACGTCGTGGTGCGCACCTCACGGCGTGGAGTTGCGCCCGGACAGCCGCCGCTTTTTGTCGAGGTCAGCGTCGTCGATACCGGCATTGGCATCGAGGAGGAGCATATCACCAGGATCTTCAACAAGTTCGTGCAGGCCGATCCTTCCGCGGCCAAGGGGGCGGAAGGCACCGGCCTCGGCCTTGCCATCGCCCGCAGCCTGGTGGCTCTGCACAAGGGCGTGATCTGGGTGGACAGCGAGCCGGGGAAGGGCAGTCGCTTCCATTTCACCATCCCGCTCCGGGAGGAGGTGCTGGAGCATCCGGAGCAGCCGGTCCTGGAGCTGACCGTGGCCGAGGAGCTGTCGCGTCTTTTTGAAACCCCCTGCGAGGTCTTTCTGGAGGAGCCACGCTCCCTGGGCAAGCCGACCCATTGCTGGGAGTATATGCACTGCGGCGAGGTCAGCTGTCCGGCTTACGGCTCCAAGGAGTCCCGCTGCTGGCTGATCCTGGGCACCCACTGCGCCGGGATGCGGGTCGGCGCCTATCCGGAGAAGGTGGTCTGCTGCCAGGGCTGCGAGGTCCTCCAGCAGTTTGTGCTCCAGCGGGAGAATCTCACCGACACCTTGTCCGCGCCTGCGCCCACCCTGGCAGAGGCCGAGCCCCAGGACAGCAGCGCCGGCCCCGACACCGGCGAGCCCGGCTCATGA